The Radiobacillus deserti genomic interval CCGATGGCCATTCCATTAAACACTGCAGGTACACTTCTACCCGCTACATAAAAATCAGATGTTTGACGTGCTTTATTGAATAATGCAATTCCAATATATAGACCAAAAGTTGCTAATATAAGTCCGAATGATACTAAAAACTGTGCATCCATTATCCTTACATCCCCCTTACCTTATTGGTCTAACGTGTTCCCACTAGACAGATTTGTTTTCTTATCCGAATGAATCCCGAATTTTTGGTCAATCTTATCATTAACGAAAGCGTTTACAAACAAAAGAATAATAAATGTCAGAACGGCTCCTTGTGCCCCCATATAATAATGCAATGGAAACCCATTGAAAGTAATGGAAGATAAGTCCCGTGCAAAGAACACGACTAAATAAGAAACACAAACGCCAATCGCTAAATAAATAACAATTAGTGTTGTTCGTAATCGGAAGTAAGCGTCTGCTACTTTTTTCTCCACTTTTCTCATTTTTAGAACTCCTCCTTCTTCTAATTTGGTACATCACCCGCGGATATCAAAAATAAATCGGACCGTTTCCATAAAAGGTAATGGTACCATTATAATCTTGACGAGCATAAACATAAGAATAGATCCTAAAGGAATCAGCAAATATGCCATCCTCTTTTGCTTCACTCCAATGAATACCGATAACACGGTAATAATGCCCATCAAAAGTACCCAAACCATACATTCACCTCCTCTCCAAATGTAAGCGTTAACATTTAAAGGATTTAAAACACTCCCTACCCAGGGAGTGAATTGAAAGAATTTATACAATTTTTAGATTATTATAGATTGGTTGGAAATGTCAACCTAAAATGTGAGGGATAGGTAAATATACTTATTCTAATTATTAATGGCTGGATTTCTTTGGGATAGTTGATATTTACCTTTTTACTGGGTGTTTTAGAGTGAAAAGAAAATAGTAAATCTTATAAATGTCCTGCATTAATACAAAATTACTGTAACTCCCTACTTTCATCTATTATGATAAATATAGTTAAAATATTTACACGAGAGGTGAACACCTTGCGAACACTGCTTATTGATATGGATTCTGTTATATGTGACTTAATGACCGAATGGCATCGACGTTATAATGAAGATTATCAAGACGACTTGCATGTTGGGAAATTATCCACATGGCAATCTGAGCAATTTGTAAAGCCAGAATGTGGAGTCAAAATCTATGACTATTTAAAAGAACCTGGATTATTTCTCAAACTAAAGCCACTCCCGCATGCAATAGAAGTCCTTGAAAGACTGAATGGCCAATTTGATATTCTGATTGTAACCAGTAGTGTATCTACTGCATTTCAGGAAAAGGAGCAATGGGTGGAAAAGCACCTACCGTTTATCGGGAAGCATAACATAATATTCTCTCATCGAAAAAACATGATTGTTGGGGATTTATTATTTGATGATGCGCCACACAATTTGGAAAGCTTTCATTTAACGGGGAGATTAGCTGTGGCTATGGACTATCCGTATAATCATGATGTAGAGGTTCCCCGTGTTCAAAACTGGTTAGATTTCGAGCAATTTGTACTGAATCTAGATTGGAAGAGAAGGAGAACGTCTATGAAACATGCTGATGTGATTATTGTCGGTGGTGGCCCCGCCGGTATCTCTGCAGCAATTTGGTGTGATCGACTTGGACTTGATTATTATGTAATCGAACAAGCAGAAGAACTCGGTGGGCAATTACCTAGTATCGAAAACGCGTTTATTGATTATCCTGGTATTTTAACAAGGAATGGAAAAGAACTACAAGAGCATTTTCTAGATCATATCAGACAGTCTGAAATCCGATATGCACTCCGAACCAAACTAATCGAAATCAATGAAGTGGATCACATTATCACCATCAAACATGAAGAGATACAAGAAAAGATGTCCTATGCATTTCTCATCGTGGCAGCTGGGTCAGCGCAAAGAACATTAGGAGTTCCTGGTGAACAAGCGATGTGGGATCGAGATGAAATATATTCAGCTACAAAGGACAGCCCAAAATTCAAAGAGAAACACGTGGCAGTGATTGGTGGCGGAGACCGAGCCCTAGAAGGAGCGCTTTTACTGGCCAAAGCGGGTGCATACGTCCACCTTATCCATCGTTCCAAACATTTTCGAGCAAGAAATCCATTTCTTCTAGAAGCAAGAAAACAAAAGAACATCACTATATATACTAATACATACGTAACAAGTATTAATGGAGAACATCATGTGTCCGCTATTGATTTAGATACGTTGGACGATAAACCATTCACTCTTCAAGTGGAGGCTGTTTTTGTTCGAGTCGGGGTACAACCGAACAGTCACGAATTAAAAGGAGTAGTTGCCTTAGACGAGGCTGGATATGTCCAAACGAATGAAATAGGTTTAACCACGAATCCCTCCATTCTCGCTATCGGGGGATATACGAACGGCCCCCTTATATTCAAGTGTGTCCACAGCAGTTGGGCATGGAGCAGTTGTTGCCAAGTATATATCTAGTCAGTTAAAAACGACTTAATAAAAACAGACTGGGTGATTGCTTTCAATCATCCAGTTTTCTTTCTCACCTAGACCAATCCATTTACAGAACCTATCCAGTATAACGCTTTCAACAAAAAATTCATAATACTGCAATAAATTACCCATTTACAATACGATAAACGGTGTTAACATGAGGATAAGAATAGCTTTTTTCTAATTATCTTGATACATTTCGCACCTATAGGAGTGATTTAAATTGCAAACAATCTCCCCTCGACCATCCGATGCATCTGAATTATCAGTCGAACTACTTACTTTACTTAAAAGTATTGGAATAAAGAAAACGGTCAATCCAAATACGTATATCTTTCAAGAAGGTATGGAAGCTAATGAAATATACCTTATTAAGTCTGGCTTAGTGCAAATTGGCAAAGTGGGATCTGACGGGAAAGAACTTACATTAAGAATAGGTGCTAGAGACGACATTATTGGAGAGTTAACACTGTTTACAGATGACGCAAACTATATGGTAGGGGCCTATGCTATTACAGATAGTGAAGTGTTAGCAATTAGCAAGGATACGTTAGAAAAAGAACTTATTAAGAGCGGACCTTTAACGTTTGAGTTCATGAAATGGATTAGTCTTCACTTAAGAAAACTACAGTCCAAAATTAGAGATCTAATTTTAAATGGGAAAAAGGGAGCTCTCTATTCCACTCTTATTCGCTTGACCAATAGTTATGGGATCCAACAGTCCGACGGTTCCATTTTAATAGACATTGTTCTCACCAATCAAGAAATCGCAAACTTTTGTGCTTCAGCTAGAGAAAGCATTAATCGAATGCTGAGCGACTTAAGAAAACAAAAGGTGATTTCTATTCAAGCTGATAATAAAATTGTTATTCATGATTTAGAATTCCTCCGAAACGAGATTGACTGTGAGAATTGCCCTTTAAATATATGTAATATCGATTAACCATAGGCTACTTCATGAAGTAGCCTATGGTTTCATTTATAAACACTTGCTTGAAATATACAAAATATGGTTGACATTATCTGATAATAATGGTTTATTGGAAGGGAAACTACATATAGGAAGTCCACTAGGGGCGCCATTAAGATGGCTGAGATAAGGAGGAGCTACTCCTTGGTCCCTTTGAACCTGAACTGGTTAGTACCAGCGGAGGAAAGTGGAGTCGGGAACCTTAATGGCAAAAGCTTGTCATATCTTGTTTTGGTATGGATATCATAAAATCTAACCCATTACTACGTTTATTAAAACCGCTCCAGTTTTCATGGAGCGGTTTTTTTATTTCTTGGAAGGGTAGCCCCGACCTACTTGGACTTTCTTTTTATTAATAAGGAGGAGTTCAGTTATGTTGTTTTCAGAAAAGCTTAGGAAAGAAGCTGACGAAATCTATCAAGGTATATTTCGTCACCCATTCGTCGAAGGACTTGGAAAAGGAGATTTAGATCCTGAATCTATCATTCATTATGTAAAAGCAGACTTTGAGTACTTAAATGCCTTTATGAATATTTATGGGTTAGCGATTGCAAAATCGACCCGAAGAGAAGATATGGCCTACTTCCATGAACAAATTGCTTTTGTATTGAATGGAGAAATACACCCACACAATAATTTATGCCGTGTCGCTGGAGTCGCCTACGATGATCTAAAGGGATTCCCGCTCCCCCCAACCGCAGATCACTATGTCAGTCATATGAAAAGCACTGCTTTAACAGGAAGTATGGGAGAAATATTAGCCGCTCTGTTACCCTGCCCTTGGACCTACTATGAAATAGGGAAATATTTAATGGAGACGGTACAACCAAAACCAGATCATCCATTTTATGAGTGGATTACCTTTTATGCGGAGGATGAAGTTGGCCAAATAACAAATGAATTACGCCGTCGATTAGATACTTGGGCTAAAGGGGTCGGTCCTGATGAACTAGAAAAGGCGAAAGTCGCGTTTTTGAAAAGCTGTCAATTAGAATATCGATTTTGGGATATGGCAATCACAAAAGAAATATGGCCGTTTTCTGTGGAGCAAGAGGTGACTACGTCATGACCTCATCCATTCCACTGGCTTTAACGATTGCTGGAACAGATCCAACCGGCGGAGCAGGTATTCAAGCCGATCTAAAAACCTTTCAAGAAAGAGAAGTTTATGGAATGAGCGTCATTACGTCCGTTGTTGCCCAGAATACGCTTGGAGTCCAAGACGTCCATCACATACCACTATCATTTATCGAACAGCAAATTAAATCTGTATTTGAGGATGTAGCTCCTCATGCTGTAAAAACCGGCATGATTGCAACACCTGAAATGATGGATATAATTGCCGATTCGTTAAAACGTGCATCCCTTCCCTATGTATTGGACCCTGTAATGGTTGCAAAAAGTGGGCATGTGCTAATGGAAGCCTCGTCCCAAAAAATTATTCAGAACACGTTGGTGCCTTTGGCAACGATTGTGACACCTAATATACCGGAAGCAGAAATTCTAGTAAACTTTAAAATTAACAATCTTGATGATGCTCAAAAAGCAGCTAGAGTCCTTGTAGAAGAGCTAGGAGCACAAGCAGCCGTTGTGAAAGGTGGCCACTTACGAGGAGAAGCAATCGATGTTTTATACCACGAGGATTCTTTTTACACCTTCCCTACTGCTCGAAGAAATACAAAACATACGCATGGCACTGGCTGTACGTTTTCGGCCGTTATAACAGCCGAATTAGCTAAACAAAGATCTATTGTAGAAGCCGTGTCTACAGCTAAAAAGTATATAACAGATGCCATTCAATTCCCCTTAAATATCGGACACGGCAACGGTCCTACTAACCATTGGGGACATCGATTAAAAGATACACCAAGTAAGAGAGAGGAGAATGAACATGTCTAACCTATCTACTTATATTGAACGTGTCCGGGAAAGACAGCCACTTATTCATAATATAACGAATCAAGTGGTTATTAACTTTACAGCAAACGGGTTGTACGCGCTCGGTGCTGCACCAGTCATGACAAATGCGATTGAAGAGGCAGCGGATATGGCTTCTAATGCTGATGGACTTCTATTAAACATTGGCACATTGTCGTCTCCTCAAGTAGAGGCAATGATTCAAGCAGGTCATGCAGCAAATCAACGTAACATTCCAGTTATTCTTGATCCCGTAGGAGCAGGTGCGACTACCTTCCGAACAGAAGCTGCTCGTAGAATTTTGGATAATGTGAACGTATCGCTAATACGTGGAAACGCTGGTGAAATAGGTTCTCTAGCAGGGTTGGATGTAAAAGTGCGGGGAGTTGATTCAGAAGGTTTTCATGATTTTGGAGACATAGCCATTCATGCAGCAAAGCAGTTACAAATACCGGTAGCTGTTACAGGAGAAAAGGATGTTATAACGGATGGTAAACAAACGTTTATCGTGGAAAATGGTCATTCCCTCTTAACCAAAGTGACGGGAGCTGGTTGCCTGTTAAGCTCCGTAACTACTGCATTTATCGCATGTGGAACAGATATCTTGGAATCCACAGCAGCTGCCATAAGCTTTTATGGAGTGGTTGCCGAGGTTGCTGCCGAAAATAATCCGGGGCCAGGTAGCTTTCAAATGGCTTTCTTAGATGCCTTGCACCAAGTGGATGTCGATACCTTTCTTGAAAAAATGAAAGTTATCTTTTCAAAAGAGGAGATAAAATGAATCCTTCCCTTTTAAAGCTATACTTTATCATGGGCAGCAACAACTGCATAAAAGACCCTCTTGAAGTCTTGGAAGAAGCTCTAAAAGCAGGTATTACCCTATTTCAATTTCGAGAAAAAGGCAAAGGTGCAAAACAAAAAGAGGACAAGAAAGAGCTCGCACAAAAAATGAAGGCATTATGTAGATCCTATAAAGTACCATTTCTCGTGAATGATGATATCCAGCTTGCTTTGGAAATTGAAGCAGATGGCATCCACGTTGGACAAGATGATGAACACATATCCGTTGTTCGTGCACAGTGTCCATCCGACTGGATTATAGGAGTTTCCGCAACAAATGTAACAGAAGCTGTTCAGGCCAAAAGAGATGGTGCTGATTATATAGGAGTTGGGCCAATCTTTTCTACAACGACAAAGGAGGATGCAAAAAAACCAATGGGGTTATCTGGGTTAATAACAGTGCGAAAGAGTGTTGGCAAATCAATACCCATTGTGGCAATTGGTGGAATACAATTCTCACACATTAAAGACATACTTCAAGCTGGAGCTGACGGGATATCTATAATTTCAGCCATTAGCCAATCAAGGTCGCCCTTCCAATCTACCTTGCTATTGAAACAAGAGCTCGACCTTTATACCCGCTAGAGTTTTAACCAAAGATAAGCCAAAAAAGGAAACCCTGCTAGTTCCACAACTGGCGGGGTTTCCTTTTTTGGCTAATTCGTGTAACCATTAAAATATAGAACGGAATCATCAGTATTGTAAAAATGTACAATAAGTTCAAGTTTATTCTATGCAATTCATCCATTTATGATACTATAAATATAGAAATAGGAATAAATTCATTCGAAAAGTTTACTTCTAGATATAATGGATATAGAAAAAGTAAAACTATAATGAAACTTAGGTGGGAATCTTTTGGTATTGCGTGAAATATCTACAGAATCTCTTGTCGAAATGCTCCGCACACTAGTCCGTTATTCAAAATCGTCCGACTTTACAAAGAGTTTAGATCTTGCTCTTCTAAAAAAACAAATTGAAGATGAACTTGAAGGACGTGGTATTCCATTGGAAGACACTAAATGAATAGGAAAATTTAAGCCCCCCTTCTACCTTATATAAAAATGCTATTCATACTTTTTCTGCTGTAAATGGGATGGTTTCTTTATCTATCAAGCTCTTATTACACTGTCATGTAGAAACTTTGATTTTCACTAACATTTGAACGTTAAATCACTCTTTGTTTCGGTGTGCCCTAGCTATCTTGATAACGTTAACTTAACTCTCTTCAACCCCAATATTACCAAAGAGTCCTATGATTAATGATTATCTCTTACTCGATAATCGTCTATAACAGAAGCAAAAGCGTACTTTGTCAGACAAAGTACGCTTTTTTTAGTATCTCGGTAATATTAAAATCTCCACTCTTCGATTTCGTGCTCTTCCTTCACTTGTATCATTAGAAGCAATTGGTTCATATTCACCAAATCCTTTTGCACTAAACCACTCTGGATTCAATTGATCATTTTTTAGAATGATTTTCATAAAGTTAACAGCTCGCATTACACTAAGCTCCCAATTGGATGAAAAGTCAGAGTTTTGAATTGGTACGTTATCTGTATGCCCACTAATAATAATATTACGTGGTGGATTGATAACAAGAAGCTGAGATATTTCTCGTGCAATTTCTAAATCCTGTGTTCTTACATCTGCATTCCCAGACGCAAACAACACATTATCCCGAATAGTCACAAGTAGACCTTCATCCGTCAAAGACGTTTCTAATTGAGCAGTTAAATTATTCTTTTGAATATAAGAATTAATCTTAGCTTGAATTTCCTCCAGTTCTTTTTGGTCCTGCTTTTTCGCTTCCTCGTCCGGAGATTCTTCTTCCTCAGGTGTCTCTTCCTTCTTTTCCTCTTGTTCATCTAAAGATGTTGCTTCAGGATCTTCTTTAGGACTTGGGTTTTCCATGATACCCGTTCCACTTGTAAATTCTTTTTGAAACACTTCTGACAATGTTTCATACTTTTTTGCATCTATCTCACTCATTGAATATAATACGAGAAACAATGCTAACAAAAGCGTCATAAGATCCGCATACGGGATAAGCCAGGATTCATCAACATGCTCTTCATGATGCTTTTTTTTGCCTTTTTTACTCATCTGCGGTCACTCCACTTCCTTCAGTGATTTTTTTCCGCTCACCCGTTGGCAAATATGAAGCTAATTTTTGCTCAATGACTTTTGGAGACTCCCCTTCCATAATAGATAAGACGCCTTCAATCATCATGTATTTTAATTGAGCTTCTTGCTTAGACTTACGCTTTAGCTTGTTGGCAAAAGGGTGCCATAAAACGTATCCAGTAAAAATACCTAGTAAAGTTGCAACAAATGCAGCACTAATGGCATGACCTAATCCCTCTTGGTCTTGCATATTTCCGAGTGCGGCAATAAGACCAATAACAGCCCCCAAAACCCCAAGCGTTGGAGCATACGTTCCTGCCTGAGTAAAAATACCAGCACCCGCCTGATGTCTCTCCTCCATTGCTTCGATTTCTTCAGATAAAACATCTCGAATATAATCCGCATTTTGCCCATCAATCGCCAATGTGAGTCCGTTTTTTAAGAACTCGTCTTCTACTTCAGCTGCTTTCGGTTCAAGAGCAAGCAATCCTTCTTTTCTAGAAAGCTGTGCCCATTCTGAAAATTGCTTAATAAGTACTACAGGATCCGCAATTTTTTGATTTTTGAAGAGGATTCCAAATAGCTTTGGAACTTTCTTTAATTCACTCATCGGGAATGCAATCGTAACGGCTGCTACTGTTCCTAATACGATAATCATCCATGCTGCCGGATTGATAAGAACAGTTGGAGGTACACCTTTAAAGACCATCCCGACTCCTACCGCGATAATTCCTAATATTAAACCAACTAATGAAGCTATATCCATGTCGTTTCACCCATTCTCTCTATAAACTTAATTACTACACGTTTAATGTTCGATACTATTTATTTCGTCATATTTTCCGATTTTTCAATAGAAAACGTCAATTTTTTCGATAAAATCTATTATTATTCTTCTGTACATATTGTAGAAAACGTTATCAAAAAATCGAACTTATAGAACGAAACGTTTCTCTAACATATTCGTAAAACGATAAGTAGGAGGTATAAAATGGGAAAATTATTAGTATTTTTTATTGCTGGTTCTATCGGAATATTATTACGTTTTTTTATTTTAGGAAAATTTGACTTAGATCAACTTTTTTTATTGTTACTTTTCCCGATAGCGACTATTTTTGTTTATGGCATCATGCGCTATCAAATTAGAAAGGATGCTAGCTTCCAAGCAACTGGCGACCCATATGACATGCAAACTAAAATGGCTGAAAGATACAGCACAGGTTTGAAAGTTGTGACACATGGGAAAGATATAATTGGAGAGTTTAATCGCTTTTATAAGAAAAAATGGCATAGAGTAATAACTGAAGTAATAGGGAGTACATTTCACATAAACCTTACTTTTAATTTATCTAGTCATATAAAAATTGTAGGAATAAATGAGCATGCACTAGCTCGTAATTCTCAA includes:
- a CDS encoding DUF4212 domain-containing protein, which produces MRKVEKKVADAYFRLRTTLIVIYLAIGVCVSYLVVFFARDLSSITFNGFPLHYYMGAQGAVLTFIILLFVNAFVNDKIDQKFGIHSDKKTNLSSGNTLDQ
- a CDS encoding 5' nucleotidase, NT5C type, which codes for MRTLLIDMDSVICDLMTEWHRRYNEDYQDDLHVGKLSTWQSEQFVKPECGVKIYDYLKEPGLFLKLKPLPHAIEVLERLNGQFDILIVTSSVSTAFQEKEQWVEKHLPFIGKHNIIFSHRKNMIVGDLLFDDAPHNLESFHLTGRLAVAMDYPYNHDVEVPRVQNWLDFEQFVLNLDWKRRRTSMKHADVIIVGGGPAGISAAIWCDRLGLDYYVIEQAEELGGQLPSIENAFIDYPGILTRNGKELQEHFLDHIRQSEIRYALRTKLIEINEVDHIITIKHEEIQEKMSYAFLIVAAGSAQRTLGVPGEQAMWDRDEIYSATKDSPKFKEKHVAVIGGGDRALEGALLLAKAGAYVHLIHRSKHFRARNPFLLEARKQKNITIYTNTYVTSINGEHHVSAIDLDTLDDKPFTLQVEAVFVRVGVQPNSHELKGVVALDEAGYVQTNEIGLTTNPSILAIGGYTNGPLIFKCVHSSWAWSSCCQVYI
- a CDS encoding Crp/Fnr family transcriptional regulator is translated as MQTISPRPSDASELSVELLTLLKSIGIKKTVNPNTYIFQEGMEANEIYLIKSGLVQIGKVGSDGKELTLRIGARDDIIGELTLFTDDANYMVGAYAITDSEVLAISKDTLEKELIKSGPLTFEFMKWISLHLRKLQSKIRDLILNGKKGALYSTLIRLTNSYGIQQSDGSILIDIVLTNQEIANFCASARESINRMLSDLRKQKVISIQADNKIVIHDLEFLRNEIDCENCPLNICNID
- the tenA gene encoding thiaminase II, which encodes MLFSEKLRKEADEIYQGIFRHPFVEGLGKGDLDPESIIHYVKADFEYLNAFMNIYGLAIAKSTRREDMAYFHEQIAFVLNGEIHPHNNLCRVAGVAYDDLKGFPLPPTADHYVSHMKSTALTGSMGEILAALLPCPWTYYEIGKYLMETVQPKPDHPFYEWITFYAEDEVGQITNELRRRLDTWAKGVGPDELEKAKVAFLKSCQLEYRFWDMAITKEIWPFSVEQEVTTS
- the thiD gene encoding bifunctional hydroxymethylpyrimidine kinase/phosphomethylpyrimidine kinase, encoding MTSSIPLALTIAGTDPTGGAGIQADLKTFQEREVYGMSVITSVVAQNTLGVQDVHHIPLSFIEQQIKSVFEDVAPHAVKTGMIATPEMMDIIADSLKRASLPYVLDPVMVAKSGHVLMEASSQKIIQNTLVPLATIVTPNIPEAEILVNFKINNLDDAQKAARVLVEELGAQAAVVKGGHLRGEAIDVLYHEDSFYTFPTARRNTKHTHGTGCTFSAVITAELAKQRSIVEAVSTAKKYITDAIQFPLNIGHGNGPTNHWGHRLKDTPSKREENEHV
- the thiM gene encoding hydroxyethylthiazole kinase — protein: MNMSNLSTYIERVRERQPLIHNITNQVVINFTANGLYALGAAPVMTNAIEEAADMASNADGLLLNIGTLSSPQVEAMIQAGHAANQRNIPVILDPVGAGATTFRTEAARRILDNVNVSLIRGNAGEIGSLAGLDVKVRGVDSEGFHDFGDIAIHAAKQLQIPVAVTGEKDVITDGKQTFIVENGHSLLTKVTGAGCLLSSVTTAFIACGTDILESTAAAISFYGVVAEVAAENNPGPGSFQMAFLDALHQVDVDTFLEKMKVIFSKEEIK
- the thiE gene encoding thiamine phosphate synthase; its protein translation is MNPSLLKLYFIMGSNNCIKDPLEVLEEALKAGITLFQFREKGKGAKQKEDKKELAQKMKALCRSYKVPFLVNDDIQLALEIEADGIHVGQDDEHISVVRAQCPSDWIIGVSATNVTEAVQAKRDGADYIGVGPIFSTTTKEDAKKPMGLSGLITVRKSVGKSIPIVAIGGIQFSHIKDILQAGADGISIISAISQSRSPFQSTLLLKQELDLYTR
- the motB gene encoding flagellar motor protein MotB; this translates as MSKKGKKKHHEEHVDESWLIPYADLMTLLLALFLVLYSMSEIDAKKYETLSEVFQKEFTSGTGIMENPSPKEDPEATSLDEQEEKKEETPEEEESPDEEAKKQDQKELEEIQAKINSYIQKNNLTAQLETSLTDEGLLVTIRDNVLFASGNADVRTQDLEIAREISQLLVINPPRNIIISGHTDNVPIQNSDFSSNWELSVMRAVNFMKIILKNDQLNPEWFSAKGFGEYEPIASNDTSEGRARNRRVEILILPRY
- the motA gene encoding flagellar motor stator protein MotA — translated: MDIASLVGLILGIIAVGVGMVFKGVPPTVLINPAAWMIIVLGTVAAVTIAFPMSELKKVPKLFGILFKNQKIADPVVLIKQFSEWAQLSRKEGLLALEPKAAEVEDEFLKNGLTLAIDGQNADYIRDVLSEEIEAMEERHQAGAGIFTQAGTYAPTLGVLGAVIGLIAALGNMQDQEGLGHAISAAFVATLLGIFTGYVLWHPFANKLKRKSKQEAQLKYMMIEGVLSIMEGESPKVIEQKLASYLPTGERKKITEGSGVTADE
- a CDS encoding tubby C-terminal domain-like protein, coding for MGKLLVFFIAGSIGILLRFFILGKFDLDQLFLLLLFPIATIFVYGIMRYQIRKDASFQATGDPYDMQTKMAERYSTGLKVVTHGKDIIGEFNRFYKKKWHRVITEVIGSTFHINLTFNLSSHIKIVGINEHALARNSQWEIYENNKLVGQIRTDHSLKNVAKLKETFILELGEETFNFYSLSIGSETKVEKNNLEVANGKRRKGSIYGITVNEANKQHEEVLFAVFVLFNYVYEQ